Proteins from a single region of Thunnus albacares chromosome 14, fThuAlb1.1, whole genome shotgun sequence:
- the slc25a28 gene encoding mitoferrin-2 encodes MEADGFVRRRRMTAETAGNDPGVAGASAGAEVRWLGGRFWVVSESIVGSLTPRIGSETELQTVDFIRTAQDQTEDSEPDYEGLPQGASTSTHMLAGAVAGIMEHCLMFPIDCVKTRMQSLQPDPAARYRNVMDALRRIIATEGIWRPMRGLNVTAVGAGPAHALYFASYEKLKKTLSDVIHPGANSHLANGAAGCVATLLHDAVMNPAEVVKQRMQMYNSPYRGVLDCIRAVWQREGAAAFYRSYTTQLTMNVPFQALHFMTYEYLQELLNPHRQYNPSSHMLSGALAGAIAAAATTPLDVCKTLLNTQESLTLSSLSSGQGPGQGQGQGAHRHISGLAHAFRTVYRLGGLQGFFKGVQARVIYQMPSTAISWSVYEFFKYGLTKHQHNKRRTQQIEAET; translated from the exons ATGGAAGCAGATGGGTTTGTGAGGAGGCGTCGGATGACAGCGGAGACTGCAGGCAATGATCCCGGAGTTGCGGGCGCATCTGCCGGGGCAGAAGTTCGATGGCTGGGAGGAAGATTCTGGGTAGTTTCGGAAAGTATTGTGGGAAGCCTGACACCTCGTATAGGAAGCGAGACAGAACTACAGACTGTTGATTTTATTCGTACTGCACAAGATCAAACAGAGGACTCTGAACCAGACTATGAGGGTTTACCACAGGGAGCCTCCACCAGCACCCACATGTTGGCTGGAGCCGTGGCCGGGATCATGGAGCACTGCCTCATGTTCCCCATCGACTGTGTCAAG aCAAGAATGCAGAGCCTCCAGCCCGACCCCGCAGCCCGCTACAGGAACGTGATGGATGCTCTCCGCCGAATTATAGCCACAGAGGGCATCTGGCGGCCAATGAGAGGGCTGAATGTGACAGCTGTTGGGGCGGGGCCTGCCCATGCCCTCTATTTTGCCAGCTATGAGAAACTCAAAAAGACTCTAAGTGATGTCATTCACCCAGGGGCTAACAGTCATTTGGCTAATG gaGCAGCTGGGTGTGTGGCCACTCTGCTTCATGACGCAGTCATGAACCCAGCTGAAG TTGTGAAGCAGCGCATGCAGATGTATAATTCGCCCTACCGTGGCGTGTTGGACTGTATACGCGCTGTGTGGCAGAGAGAGGGCGCTGCAGCGTTTTACCGCAGCTACACCACCCAGCTCACCATGAACGTGCCCTTCCAGGCGCTCCACTTCATGACCTATGAGTACCTTCAGGAGCTGCTCAACCCCCACAGACAGTACAATCCCTCATCCCACATGTTGTCCGGAGCTTTGGCCGGGGCCATCGCGGCTGCGGCCACCACACCTCTGGACGTCTGCAAGACCCTGCTCAACACCCAGGAGTCTCTAACCCTCAGTTCCCTGTCTTCCGGCCAAGGCCCCGGCCAGGGCCAAGGCCAAGGAGCCCACAGACATATCTCAGGCCTAGCCCATGCCTTCCGGACAGTATACAGGCTGGGCGGCCTGCAGGGCTTCTTCAAGGGAGTCCAGGCGAGGGTCATCTACCAGATGCCCTCCACAGCCATTAGCTGGTCAGTGTATGAGTTCTTTAAGTATGGACTCACCAAGCATCAGCACAACAAGAGGCGAACGCAGCAAATTGAGGCTGAGACATAG
- the pyroxd2 gene encoding pyridine nucleotide-disulfide oxidoreductase domain-containing protein 2 isoform X2 → MAATVWTDRGRRAVTAVGTVTRSKSSSSHTAFKSQYDALVIGGGHNGLVAAAYLQKGGVKTAVLERRHLLGGAAVSEELFPGFRFSRCSYLLSLLRPHIYADLELKKHGLKVYMRDPHAFTPMLEEGVKGAPPRSLTLGSDLVMNQKEIGKFSQKDAKAFPGFVEHLDKLAAAIHPLLDAPPVDIPGVTAGSLRTRLAAAKTLMPIVKCGLKLGRNIPDLYEIITAPIMKILNRWFESEPLRATLATDAVIGAMTSPHNPGSGYVLLHHVMGELEKEKGAWGYVEGGMGGVSQAIASAARSYGVDIFTEKDVGQVLVGPDGAAGGVVLKDGTEIHSKVVLSNATPYVTFKNLMPQGALSSEFIKAIDQIDYTSPVTKINVAVDKLPNFLASPTPDDKPGPHHQCSIHLNCESVDVLETAYKEAMNGRPSARPMLEMTIPSALDPTLAPPGCHVVSLFTQFTPYHIEGREWTDQDREAFADTEYLPWIDVIGPTLPSTTFALTLKLPVTN, encoded by the exons ATGGCTGCAACGGTGTGGACGGATCGAGGACGGAGGGCTGTGACTGCTGTGGGGACAGTGACCAGATCCAAATCTAGTTCCAGTCACACCGCATTCAAATCCCAGTATGACGCGCTAGTCATCGGTGGAG GACACAATGGACTGGTGGCA gcTGCCTATCTTCAGAAGGGAGGAGTGAAGACAGCAGTGTTGGAGCGCAGACATTTGCTTGGAggagcagctgtgtcagaggaGCTCTTCCCTG GTTTCCGCTTCTCCAGGTGTTCCTACTTGCTCAGTTTGTTAAGACCACATATATACGCAGACTTGGAGCTCAAg AAACATGGGCTGAAAGTGTATATGAGGGACCCCCATGCTTTCACCCCCATGTTGGAGGAGGGGGTGAAGGGTGCCCCACCAAGGTCTCTCACCCTGGGCTCAGATCTCGTTATGAACCAGAAGGAGATTGGTAAATTTTCACAGAAGGATGCAAAG GCTTTTCCAGGTTTTGTTGAACACCTTGACAAGCTAGCAGCAGCTATCCACCCTCTTCTGGATGCCCCTCCTGTAGACATTCCAGGTGTCACTGCTGGATCACTGAGGACGAGGCTGGCTGCAGCTAAAACACTTATGCCTATTGTCAAATGCG GTCTGAAATTGGGCAGAAACATTCCAGACTTATATGAGATTATAACTGCACCAATAATGAAG aTCCTCAATCGGTGGTTTGAGTCAGAGCCACTGAGAGCAACGCTGGCTACTGACGCTGTGATTGGAGCCATGACCAGTCCCCATAATCCTGGTAGCGG GTATGTGCTCTTGCACCATGTGATGGGAGAGTTGGAGAAGGAGAAGGGAGCATGGGGTTAtgtggagggagggatgggaGGCGTGTCCCAGGCTATTGCCAGCGCTGCTCGATCCTATGGTGTAGACATTTTCACTGAGAAG GATGTAGGACAGGTCCTGGTTGGCCCTGATGGTGCTGCTGGGGGAGTGGTGCTTAAAGACGGCACTGAGATCCATAGTAAAGTTGTTCTTTCAAATGCAACCCCATACGTCACCTTCAAGAATCTCATGCCacag GGTGCTCTTTCTTCAGAGTTCATCAAAGCTATTGATCAGATAGATTACACCTCACCTGTCACCAAGATCAACG TGGCAGTGGACAAGCTACCAAACTTCCTAGCATCTCCCACACCAGATGATAAACCTGGACCCCACCATCAGTGCTCCATTCATCTCAACTGTGAAAGTGTGGACGTACTGGAGACTGCTTACAAAGAGGCCATGAATGGACGTCCCTCAGCAAG GCCCATGCTGGAGATGACCATTCCTTCCGCGTTGGATCCTACTCTGGCTCCCCCTGGCTGCCATGTGGTGTCACTGTTCACCCAATTCACCCCGTACCACATCGAAGGCAGGGAGTGGACAGACCAGGACAGAGAGGCCTTCGCAGACACTG AATATCTTCCATGGATCGATGTCATTGGACCAACTCTACCTAGCACGACCTTTGCCCTCACTCTCAAACTACCGGTCACCAATTAA
- the pyroxd2 gene encoding pyridine nucleotide-disulfide oxidoreductase domain-containing protein 2 isoform X1, translated as MAATVWTDRGRRAVTAVGTVTRSKSSSSHTAFKSQYDALVIGGGHNGLVAAAYLQKGGVKTAVLERRHLLGGAAVSEELFPGFRFSRCSYLLSLLRPHIYADLELKKHGLKVYMRDPHAFTPMLEEGVKGAPPRSLTLGSDLVMNQKEIGKFSQKDAKAFPGFVEHLDKLAAAIHPLLDAPPVDIPGVTAGSLRTRLAAAKTLMPIVKCGLKLGRNIPDLYEIITAPIMKILNRWFESEPLRATLATDAVIGAMTSPHNPGSGYVLLHHVMGELEKEKGAWGYVEGGMGGVSQAIASAARSYGVDIFTEKDVGQVLVGPDGAAGGVVLKDGTEIHSKVVLSNATPYVTFKNLMPQGALSSEFIKAIDQIDYTSPVTKINVAVDKLPNFLASPTPDDKPGPHHQCSIHLNCESVDVLETAYKEAMNGRPSARPMLEMTIPSALDPTLAPPGCHVVSLFTQFTPYHIEGREWTDQDREAFADTAFDWVEQYAPGFKKSVVGRDILTPPDLERIFGLTGGNIFHGSMSLDQLYLARPLPSLSNYRSPIKGLYLCGSGGHPGGGVMGSPGWNAALTVMADLKRR; from the exons ATGGCTGCAACGGTGTGGACGGATCGAGGACGGAGGGCTGTGACTGCTGTGGGGACAGTGACCAGATCCAAATCTAGTTCCAGTCACACCGCATTCAAATCCCAGTATGACGCGCTAGTCATCGGTGGAG GACACAATGGACTGGTGGCA gcTGCCTATCTTCAGAAGGGAGGAGTGAAGACAGCAGTGTTGGAGCGCAGACATTTGCTTGGAggagcagctgtgtcagaggaGCTCTTCCCTG GTTTCCGCTTCTCCAGGTGTTCCTACTTGCTCAGTTTGTTAAGACCACATATATACGCAGACTTGGAGCTCAAg AAACATGGGCTGAAAGTGTATATGAGGGACCCCCATGCTTTCACCCCCATGTTGGAGGAGGGGGTGAAGGGTGCCCCACCAAGGTCTCTCACCCTGGGCTCAGATCTCGTTATGAACCAGAAGGAGATTGGTAAATTTTCACAGAAGGATGCAAAG GCTTTTCCAGGTTTTGTTGAACACCTTGACAAGCTAGCAGCAGCTATCCACCCTCTTCTGGATGCCCCTCCTGTAGACATTCCAGGTGTCACTGCTGGATCACTGAGGACGAGGCTGGCTGCAGCTAAAACACTTATGCCTATTGTCAAATGCG GTCTGAAATTGGGCAGAAACATTCCAGACTTATATGAGATTATAACTGCACCAATAATGAAG aTCCTCAATCGGTGGTTTGAGTCAGAGCCACTGAGAGCAACGCTGGCTACTGACGCTGTGATTGGAGCCATGACCAGTCCCCATAATCCTGGTAGCGG GTATGTGCTCTTGCACCATGTGATGGGAGAGTTGGAGAAGGAGAAGGGAGCATGGGGTTAtgtggagggagggatgggaGGCGTGTCCCAGGCTATTGCCAGCGCTGCTCGATCCTATGGTGTAGACATTTTCACTGAGAAG GATGTAGGACAGGTCCTGGTTGGCCCTGATGGTGCTGCTGGGGGAGTGGTGCTTAAAGACGGCACTGAGATCCATAGTAAAGTTGTTCTTTCAAATGCAACCCCATACGTCACCTTCAAGAATCTCATGCCacag GGTGCTCTTTCTTCAGAGTTCATCAAAGCTATTGATCAGATAGATTACACCTCACCTGTCACCAAGATCAACG TGGCAGTGGACAAGCTACCAAACTTCCTAGCATCTCCCACACCAGATGATAAACCTGGACCCCACCATCAGTGCTCCATTCATCTCAACTGTGAAAGTGTGGACGTACTGGAGACTGCTTACAAAGAGGCCATGAATGGACGTCCCTCAGCAAG GCCCATGCTGGAGATGACCATTCCTTCCGCGTTGGATCCTACTCTGGCTCCCCCTGGCTGCCATGTGGTGTCACTGTTCACCCAATTCACCCCGTACCACATCGAAGGCAGGGAGTGGACAGACCAGGACAGAGAGGCCTTCGCAGACACTG CTTTTGACTGGGTGGAGCAATACGCCCCTGGGTTCAAAAAGTCAGTGGTGGGAAGGGACATCCTGACTCCACCTGACCTGGAGAGGATCTTTGGGCTCACTGGAGGG AATATCTTCCATGGATCGATGTCATTGGACCAACTCTACCTAGCACGACCTTTGCCCTCACTCTCAAACTACCGGTCACCAATTAAAGGGCTGTATCTATGTGGCAGTGGCGGTCATCCAG GTGGTGGTGTGATGGGGTCTCCCGGCTGGAACGCAGCACTTACTGTAATGGCTGACCTGAAACGTCGCTGA